A stretch of the Cheilinus undulatus linkage group 11, ASM1832078v1, whole genome shotgun sequence genome encodes the following:
- the LOC121517844 gene encoding tubulin alpha-1A chain produces the protein MRECISIHVGQAGVQIGNACWELYCLEHGIQPDGQMPSDKTIGGGDDSFNTFFSETGAGKHVPRAVFVDLEPTVIDEVRTGTYRQLFHPEQLITGKEDAANNYARGHYTIGKEIIDLVLDRIRKLADQCTGLQGFLVFHSFGGGTGSGFTSLLMERLSVDYGKKSKLEFSIYPAPQVSTAVVEPYNSILTTHTTLEHSDCAFMVDNEAIYDICRRNLDIERPTYTNLNRLIGQIVSSITASLRFDGALNVDLTEFQTNLVPYPRIHFPLATYAPVISAEKAYHEQLSVAEITNACFEPANQMVKCDPRHGKYMACCLLYRGDVVPKDVNAAIATIKTKRTIQFVDWCPTGFKVGINYQPPTVVPGGDLAKVQRAVCMLSNTTAIAEAWARLDHKFDLMYAKRAFVHWYVGEGMEEGEFSEAREDMAALEKDYEEVGVDSMDGEGEEEGEEY, from the exons ATG CGTGAGTGTATCTCCATCCACGTTGGTCAGGCTGGCGTCCAGATCGGCAATGCCTGCTGGGAGCTTTACTGCCTGGAGCACGGCATCCAGCCTGACGGACAAATGCCCAGTGATAAGACCATTGGAGGAGGAGATGATTCTTTCAATACATTCTTCAGTGAGACTGGAGCTGGGAAGCACGTCCCCAGAGCTGTTTTTGTAGATCTGGAGCCCACTGTCATCG ATGAAGTACGCACTGGTACCTACCGCCAGTTGTTCCACCCTGAACAGCTGATCACTGGTAAGGAGGATGCTGCCAACAACTACGCCCGTGGACACTACACCATCGGCAAAGAGATCATCGACCTGGTGCTGGACAGGATCCGCAAGCTG GCTGACCAGTGCACAGGTCTTCAGGGCTTCCTTGTTTTCCACAGCTTCGGAGGAGGCACCGGCTCTGGTTTCACCTCCCTGCTGATGGAGCGTCTGTCCGTCGACTATGGCAAGAAGTCCAAGCTGGAGTTCTCCATCTACCCAGCTCCCCAGGTGTCCACTGCTGTGGTGGAGCCCTACAACTCCATCCTGACCACGCACACCACCCTGGAGCACTCTGACTGTGCCTTCATGGTGGACAATGAGGCCATCTATGATATCTGCCGTAGAAACCTCGATATCGAGCGTCCCACTTACACCAACCTGAACAGGCTAATTGGCCAGATTGTGTCCTCCATCACTGCTTCCCTTCGTTTCGATGGTGCCCTGAATGTTGATCTGACAGAGTTCCAGACCAACTTGGTGCCATATCCCCGTATCCACTTCCCTCTGGCCACCTACGCCCCCGTCATCTCTGCAGAGAAGGCGTACCATGAGCAGCTGTCGGTGGCTGAGATCACCAATGCCTGCTTCGagccagccaatcagatggTAAAATGTGACCCTCGCCACGGCAAATACATGGCTTGCTGCCTGCTGTACCGTGGTGATGTGGTGCCCAAAGATGTGAACGCTGCCATCGCCACCATCAAAACCAAGCGCACCATCCAGTTTGTGGACTGGTGTCCCACTGGTTTCAAGGTTGGCATCAACTACCAGCCTCCCACTGTGGTTCCTGGTGGTGACCTGGCCAAGGTCCAGAGGGCCGTGTGCATGCTGAGCAACACCACTGCTATTGCAGAGGCCTGGGCTCGTCTGGACCACAAGTTTGATCTGATGTACGCAAAGCGTGCCTTTGTTCACTGGTATGTGGGTGAGgggatggaggagggagagTTCTCCGAGGCCAGAGAGGACATGGCTGCTCTGGAGAAGGATTATGAGGAGGTGGGAGTTGACTCCATGGATggtgagggagaggaggaaggagaggagtaTTAA
- the tuba1c gene encoding tubulin alpha-1C chain, with translation MRECISIHVGQAGVQIGNACWELYCLEHGIQPDGQMPSDKTLGGGDDSFNTFFSETGAGKHVPRAVFVDLEPTVIDEVRTGTYRQLFHPEQLITGKEDAANNYARGHYTIGKEIIDLVLDRIRKLADQCTGLQGFLVFHSFGGGTGSGFTSLLMERLSVDYGKKSKLEFSIYPAPQVSTAVVEPYNSILTTHTTLEHSDCAFMVDNEAIYDICRRNLDIERPTYTNLNRLISQIVSSITASLRFDGALNVDLTEFQTNLVPYPRIHFPLATYAPVISAEKAYHEQLSVAEITNACFEPANQMVKCDPRHGKYMACCLLFRGDVVPKDVNAAIATIKTKRTIQFVDWCPTGFKVGINYQPPTVVPGGDLAKVQRAVCMLSNTTAIAEAWARLDHKFDLMYAKRAFVHWYVGEGMEEGEFSEAREDMAALEKDYEEVGVDSIEGEGEEEGEEY, from the exons ATG CGTGAGTGCATCTCCATCCACGTTGGTCAGGCTGGTGTCCAGATCGGCAATGCCTGCTGGGAGCTTTACTGCCTGGAACATGGCATCCAGCCGGACGGACAGATGCCAAGTGATAAGACTcttggaggaggagatgatTCTTTCAACACCTTCTTCAGTGAGACTGGAGCTGGAAAGCACGTCCCCAGAGCTGTTTTTGTAGATCTGGAGCCCACTGTCATTG ATGAAGTACGCACTGGTACCTACCGCCAGTTGTTCCACCCTGAACAGCTGATCACTGGTAAGGAGGATGCTGCCAACAACTATGCCCGTGGACACTACACCATCGGCAAAGAGATCATCGACCTGGTGCTGGACAGGATCCGCAAGCTG GCTGACCAGTGCACAGGTCTTCAGGGCTTCCTTGTTTTCCACAGCTTCGGAGGAGGCACCGGCTCTGGTTTCACCTCTCTGCTGATGGAGCGTCTGTCCGTCGACTATGGAAAGAAGTCCAAGCTGGAGTTCTCCATCTACCCAGCTCCCCAGGTGTCCACTGCTGTGGTGGAGCCCTACAACTCCATCCTGACCACCCACACCACCCTGGAGCACTCTGACTGTGCCTTCATGGTGGACAATGAGGCCATCTATGATATCTGCCGTAGAAACCTCGATATCGAGCGCCCCACTTACACCAACCTGAACAGGCTGATCAGTCAGATCGTGTCCTCCATCACTGCTTCCCTTCGTTTCGATGGTGCCCTGAATGTTGATCTGACAGAGTTCCAGACCAACTTGGTGCCATATCCCCGTATCCACTTCCCTCTGGCCACCTACGCCCCTGTCATCTCTGCAGAGAAGGCGTACCATGAGCAGCTGTCAGTGGCTGAGATCACCAACGCCTGCTTTGagccagccaatcagatggTAAAATGCGACCCTCGCCACGGCAAATACATGGCTTGCTGCCTGCTGTTCCGTGGTGATGTGGTGCCCAAAGATGTGAACGCTGCCATCGCCACCATCAAAACCAAGCGCACCATCCAGTTTGTGGACTGGTGTCCCACTGGTTTCAAGGTTGGCATCAACTACCAGCCTCCCACTGTGGTTCCTGGTGGTGACCTGGCCAAGGTCCAGAGGGCCGTGTGCATGCTGAGCAACACCACTGCTATTGCAGAGGCCTGGGCTCGTCTGGACCACAAGTTTGATCTGATGTACGCAAAGCGTGCCTTTGTTCACTGGTATGTGGGTGAGGGTATGGAGGAGGGAGAGTTCTCCGAGGCCAGAGAGGACATGGCTGCTCTGGAGAAGGATTATGAGGAGGTGGGAGTCGACTCCATCGAGggtgagggagaggaggaaggagaggagtattaa